The genomic region cccctGCCGGCGCCCCGCCTGTCCCCGCAGGCAGCCCCGGGCGGAGGTgtccgcgcccggccccgcgcaaCCTGCCCTCCCCGGCACGGCCAATGGGGCGAGAGGGCGGGGAGGAGCGGCGGGAGCTGCCCTCGCCGCCTCCGCCCTCCGCGGCGAAACTCGGCGGGAGCGCCGCGAGGAGTTAGACGGCGCCCGCGCCCCGCaacgcaccgcaccgcaccgccgGCCGGCGGGAGGGGATGAGCGGCGGCCACCGCGCTCCGGCACCATcccgcgccgcccccgggggcacctggagccgccgcccgcccgcccaggGCCGCCCCAGCGCCGCGCTGAGCCCTCCCTGGCGCCGGTGCGAGAGGCGGTAaggcggctccgctccgctcggctccgcgcTCGGGCCGCCCCGGTCCCCCTACGGGCTGGGCGACGGAGTGCTGCGGTCTGCGCGGGGAGAGTAGCGGCAGGAAGAGGCAGCCTCGGCTCCCGCGGCTGCAGTCGGTCGCTGCCGGACGGCACCCCACTTCGGCTCctttttaggacttttttttcctttttttaactgaaatacaccactttttttttttcctcatttcaatttttatttccaCACTAGACTACCCCTTCCCCTTCCTTACTCTGCCGTTCCTTTTCGGACCTGCTCTCCCCTTCGCTTGACTCCCCAGCAGCAGCGTGGGCATCATGTCCTTTGACCCCACCATCATGCCACCTGCAAACGGCTCCGCCAACGGGACCGCCAGCGGGGCCGAGGGCGGGAAGCCCCCCACCATCCCCACCGTCATGTTCATCTTTGGTGTGGTGGGCAACCTCATAGCCATTGTGGTGCTCTGCAAGTCCaggaaggagcagaaggagaCCACATTCTACACACTGGTCTGCGGGCTGGCAGTCACCGATCTCTTGGGGACCTGCCTGGTGAGTCCGGTCACTATCGCCACTTACCTGCAGAATCGCTGGCCAGGAGGACCGGCACTGTGTGAGTACAGCTCCTTCATCCTCCTCTTTTTTGGACTCTCTGGCCTCAGCATTATCTGTGCCATGTCTATAGAGAGGTACCTGGCCATCAACCATGCCTATTTCTACAACCATTATGTAGACAAGAAGCTGGCAGGGCTCACGCTCTTTGCCATCTACGCTTCCAACGTGCTGTTCTGCGCCCTCCCCAGCATGGGGCTCGGCAAATCTACATTGCAGTACCCTTACACTTGGTGTTTCATAGACTGGCGAGCAAAGGAGGCCATCCATGCAGCATATTCCTACATGTACGCTGGCTTCAGCTCCTTCCTAATCATGGTCACCGTGATCTGCAACATCCTGGTGTGTGTGGCCCTCATTCGCATGCACCGCCAGTTCATGCGACGCACGTCCTTGGGGACAGACACCACCTCCAGCCGTTTATCTGACTTTCGCAGACGCCGGAGCTTCCGTCGGATGGCTGGAGCAGAGATCCAGATGGTTATTCTGCTCATTGCCACTTCCTTGGTGGTGGTCATCTGCTCCATTCCTCTGGTGGTGAGTAACGTTTCGCAACACTTCTTTTCCATCACCCGCACCACTGAGTCTTTTCTCCTCCTAGCCTGTGCTTGTAGGACAGACTCCTCTATTTAGCTGGTGCTGCAAACTGTTATCATAACTTAAGGGCTGTTAGCATACATGCATGGTGAGAGAAAGTTGTGTTGATTtatatttacaagaaaagaaacatgctTATCCCAAGTCCTGGGCTCTTTGATTGGTTAAAATACAGCACCAAAAATTCTCAATAATTTTTCTAGTGTTTAACTGCAATCCACACAGCAAAAATCTTACTGAGAGCTAAAGGCAATTTAAAGTTCACTTCCAAAATTAATTTGTGATGAGTGAGGTTTGGGTCTGGCCTGTGTCTCTGGATGTTTATTGTGTTCTAAAAATGTGCACGCTTTTGCTGAAGGGTACAGCGGTCCTTGATATGCAGAAGGGTTCAGCGGTCCTTGATGTGCGGAAGGAGGAGAGAGCTCTGTTCACTCGGCACCAGCAATGAGTAGAGTGCTTCACACCCAAAACCTGAGCCGAGCTTCCCCTCCTGAGGGATTCACCCACTGTCTCTGGGGTAGATCCCACACTCTTAcatccctccagcagctcccccagTATGGGAGGAGTAAACTTGGTGGAACCACCCATCGGTGTAATTCTCAGTTAAATGAGAGTTGGAGGAATCTGGCCCACATAAACCTAGAGATCATACCGAAATGTCGGACAACATTACCACTAACCTTTTGCTAATATTCTGAAATGGCTGATGCAATTACTGTTATTGAATTGAATATGCAGGATCCACTTATTTCTATTCCTCCACCTTATCTCCAAGGaagaccaaaaaaatccccaccaggCTCAGTTCTTGCTTGCCACCCACCATAATAAAACTTCGTGAACTTCTCTTCTGGctcagagacattaaaaaaaatagctggCTTGCCTTATTCGCCACCTTCGAAAATACAGTGTAGGGAGCCAAGCAGCAGTTGCCAGACAGAAAGTGTTTTTAGAAGGACTGTTTTAAGGGGGTTTGTTGTCGGCAGGGTGATCCCTCTGTTGTAGAGGGGCTACAATGTCTGTGAAATACAGCTGGCCAGCTGGGGATGCAAAACAAATAATGTATACCATGGTAAGGAAGTTTAGAGAAGTACATGTGAACAGGACTCGAGAGGTCAGCGAGTCCgtccccctgcttcagaggagcTGTAATCGCAAGGGTCGGGCCAGTTTGGCCACATTACTAACATAAACGGGAGCCAGTGAAGTGTGGCTGCGCTGGAGCACCAGCACCCCGGCTGTTGCTGAAGGCTGTCTCCCGTCCTTCGGCATTGTCACTTTGCATTGCACCGTGGCATGACCGAGCACAGTGCCGTGTGTTCATTGCTAGACATCTGAAGGAAGCTGAGAGGTGCTGTCTGAGCTGCACGCAGGGTGTCTCCGGGAAGTGCACGTGTGTTAGATAGAAGAACCACGCACAACCTGCCCTGCAGTCCAGCTCCAGAAACTGCAGGGGTAAGCCGACTTGCTGCACCGGGAGGCATCAGGTCATGGAGTGCCCAAAACCCCGACAGTACCATGGGTTGACAGTACTTAATTCGATTAATCTAGTATTATAACAGCTACTTCACAAGAGAACAATATTGTGTTTTCAAAGGAGACGCTGGTAAATGCAGAGAATGGATTCTGGGAATTAAATGCAGGGTCGTAATGTGATACAGGGTATCATCTGATGGACTTCAGCAGTttcagaaaaaagccaaaccttATCCCATGGAGGAGCAGCTAGAGGAAGGCTGAGAAGTCTGAAcgtaaaatgcaaaatgaaattgttCATATCCATTTGGAGCTAGGCAGTCTTTTACAgaatactgaaaaacaaaaaaagggaaaaatcaagaGGGAGGGGTTACCAGAAAGGGAACTGGATAGTTGACAGTTAAAATTAATGAACCTGGGTGGGGcaaaagttttattatttaaCAGTAGCTAGTGAAAAACTTGTATATAGCAGAAGGTAGTGAAGGTGCAGGTGATGAAGTTGTGTAGCTCTCTCAGATCTTGATTTCAGTACTTATAAAGGCACAGTGTTACCTTGGGAGTGTTCGCATAAGTTAGCTTTTCCCTGCTAAAGCAGCACATCTTTTCTATATCTAATGTGAGGTAAGAGACTGTCATTTCACTTAGATGGAtgactaagaaaaaaaggaagcttttatcttaaaaaaaaaaaaaccaaaccaaaaaaccacataTATACACATCATCACAGTGTCCAGTGTGGTTAAATTTCTTCATTGTTAAGAACCTTCTATAAGTCATTTGCCTCCGCCTGAGGGAATAAACTATAGCCATATATGCTGCTTTGTGCCATGATGTACTGCGTTGTATGCCGCTGTATTAAGCACTCTGGTTGCATATAGACTGATGTTAAGAATTCAGATACAAACTCAGAGCAGTGACACCTTTATGCTATAAATCCCTAGAAAGAGCCACTAGCGGAGATAGGTAAATCATAAAATAGACGTACATTTTCATGACTCAGAGGAGTTTTAGGGAGCCCTCACCAAGTGAGAGGCTCATCTGTAACAGGACAGCCTGGCACTCATCAAGAAT from Aptenodytes patagonicus chromosome Z, bAptPat1.pri.cur, whole genome shotgun sequence harbors:
- the PTGER4 gene encoding prostaglandin E2 receptor EP4 subtype gives rise to the protein MSFDPTIMPPANGSANGTASGAEGGKPPTIPTVMFIFGVVGNLIAIVVLCKSRKEQKETTFYTLVCGLAVTDLLGTCLVSPVTIATYLQNRWPGGPALCEYSSFILLFFGLSGLSIICAMSIERYLAINHAYFYNHYVDKKLAGLTLFAIYASNVLFCALPSMGLGKSTLQYPYTWCFIDWRAKEAIHAAYSYMYAGFSSFLIMVTVICNILVCVALIRMHRQFMRRTSLGTDTTSSRLSDFRRRRSFRRMAGAEIQMVILLIATSLVVVICSIPLVVRVFVNQLYQPESVRDVRQNPDLQAIRIASVNPILDPWVYILLRKTVLSKAIEKIKCLFCRIGGARRQHSGGNFNCVDGRRTSSAMSSQSPSFISRELREISSTSQTLLYPPELSESSVGGRVLLPGPSASLAQSDTTSVRTLRSSGTSDSSQGQDSKSVFLVNEIRSGGGVSSTSKGSPLQVTFPTETLNLSEKCI